Proteins encoded within one genomic window of Canis lupus dingo isolate Sandy chromosome 28, ASM325472v2, whole genome shotgun sequence:
- the FAM170B gene encoding LOW QUALITY PROTEIN: protein FAM170B (The sequence of the model RefSeq protein was modified relative to this genomic sequence to represent the inferred CDS: deleted 1 base in 1 codon) produces MGKACALQMDVGLVQMSAQLLSSYLTLVDGLWGLSRVFGDYIHALYDPYQYPIRWVVVLTPAGTLTKKSFYLSGAVKKEETSLWPGPAILHEEDIYLASRAQVMLSWSSSPSSQSSSEYQSYSQYQSCYSCTYEDEDTAQQSMCAFYTHVQTVQGVAVAWETETGFEPISRKPRIREAEFIKRQRRKGSSFEMASNTGLHWEPEASKNNCCPEQDDTELLGPLECCLQKLRDTPDWLVTTNYGLRCVACCRVFPTLEALLKHAHYGIQEGFSCQIFFEEMLERRQARGQVQELDKEEQSPAEGSECSRSHAGVLP; encoded by the exons ATGGGGAAAGCCTGTGCTCTGCAGATGGATGTGGGCCTAGTTCAGATGTCTGCTCAGCTGCTTAGCAGCtatttgaccttgg TTGATGGTCTTTGGGGGCTTAGTCGAGTTTTTGGTGATTACATTCATGCATTATATGATCCCTATCAGTACCCCATAAG GTGGGTTGTGGTACTGACCCCTGCAGGGACACTGACGAAAAAGTCCTTCTACCTCTCAGGGGCTGTAAAGAAAGAGGAGACCTCTCTGTGGCCAGGACCGGCCATTCTCCATGAGGAGGACATCTACTTGGCCAGCAGGGCTCAGGTGATGCTGAGCTGGAGCAGCTCTCCATCCTCCCAGTCCTCCTCTGAGTACCAGTCCTACTCCCAGTACCAGTCCTGCTACTCCTGCACATACGAGGATGAGGACACGGCCCAGCAGAGCATGTGTGCCTTCTACACCCACGTGCAGACGGTGCAGGGAGTGGCCGTGGCCTGGGAGACTGAGACAGGCTTTGAGCCCATCAGCAGGAAGCCCCGCATTCGTGAAGCCGAGTTCAtcaagaggcagaggaggaaaggcTCCTCATTTGAGATGGCTTCCAACACTGGCCTGCACTGGGAACCAGAAGCCAGCAAGAACAACTGCTGCCCAGAGCAGGATGACACGGAGCTGCTGGGCCCCCTGGAGTGCTGCCTGCAGAAGCTGCGGGACACTCCGGACTGGCTAGTCACTACAAACTACGGGCTGCGCTGTGTGGCCTGCTGTCGGGTCTTCCCCACATTGGAGGCTCTGCTCAAGCACGCCCATTATGGCATCCAAGAGGGCTTTAGCTGCCAGATCTTTTTTGAGGAGAtgctggagagaaggcaggcccGGGGCCAAGTGCAGGAGCTGGACAAGGAGGAACAGAGCCCTGCA GAAGGCAGTGAATGCTCAAGGTCCCACGCTGGGGTGCTTCCCTAG